The Streptomyces pactum genome contains a region encoding:
- a CDS encoding DUF1684 domain-containing protein, with amino-acid sequence MTTDASGEWKRWHEQRVATVSAPYGPLALTGTHWLEDYPEGQLPDIPGNWTADGDAVLLTAAGADGLTVDGRPLDGEARLTADPGPASAARVACGERRIVVLLREGVWGVRDFDPAAGARRAFRGIAATPYDPRWSVPGRCTPYDTGRRSVRVPNADRRERGLGLGGELAFTLAGRHLTLQVGVEADGSLWAVFADATSGSTSYRFRFLRPAAPDAEGRTVVDFNRALLPPCAFADHFVCPLPPPGNTLDARIEAGERELR; translated from the coding sequence ATGACGACGGACGCATCCGGCGAGTGGAAGCGGTGGCACGAGCAGCGCGTCGCGACGGTGTCGGCGCCCTACGGGCCCCTCGCGCTGACCGGCACGCACTGGCTGGAGGACTATCCGGAGGGGCAACTTCCGGACATCCCCGGGAACTGGACGGCGGACGGCGACGCGGTACTGCTGACTGCCGCCGGGGCGGACGGACTCACCGTGGACGGGCGGCCCCTCGACGGTGAGGCGCGGCTCACGGCCGACCCCGGACCGGCGAGCGCGGCCCGGGTGGCCTGCGGTGAGCGGCGGATCGTCGTCCTGTTGCGCGAGGGCGTCTGGGGCGTGCGCGACTTCGACCCGGCCGCCGGGGCGCGCCGGGCGTTCCGGGGCATCGCGGCCACGCCCTACGATCCGCGCTGGTCGGTGCCGGGCCGCTGCACGCCGTACGACACCGGGCGGCGCAGCGTGCGGGTGCCGAACGCGGACAGGCGCGAGCGCGGGCTCGGTCTCGGTGGTGAGCTGGCCTTCACCCTGGCGGGGCGGCACCTCACGCTCCAGGTGGGCGTCGAGGCGGACGGCTCGCTGTGGGCCGTCTTCGCCGACGCCACCAGTGGGAGCACCAGTTACCGCTTCCGGTTCCTGCGTCCCGCCGCGCCGGACGCCGAGGGCCGTACGGTGGTCGACTTCAACCGCGCGCTGCTGCCGCCGTGCGCGTTCGCCGATCACTTCGTGTGCCCCTTGCCGCCGCCGGGGAACACGCTGGACGCCCGCATCGAGGCCGGGGAGCGCGAACTGCGCTGA
- a CDS encoding S1 family peptidase, whose amino-acid sequence MRIKRTTPRSGITRRTRLIAVSSGLVAAAAIAIPSANAAPTPATFSAAELNSASGAVLEADVPGTAWAVDSKTGRVLLTVDSTVSQAEIAKIKKEAGDKAGAFTIKRTPGTFNKLIQGGDAIYASSWRCSLGFNVRSSSGAEYFLTAGHCTDGAGTWYSNSGRTSVIGSTAGSSFPGNDYGIVRYSGSVSRPGTANGVDITRAATPSVGTTVIRDGSTTGTHSGRVTALNATVNYGGGDVVGGLIQTTVCAEPGDSGGALYGSNGTAYGLTSGGSGNCRSGGTTFFQPVTEALNAYGVSVY is encoded by the coding sequence GTGAGGATCAAGCGCACCACCCCCCGCAGCGGCATCACGAGACGGACTCGGCTGATCGCCGTATCCTCCGGCCTCGTGGCCGCGGCCGCGATCGCGATCCCCAGCGCGAACGCCGCACCCACCCCGGCCACCTTCAGTGCCGCCGAGCTGAACAGCGCCAGCGGCGCGGTGCTCGAGGCCGACGTCCCGGGCACCGCCTGGGCCGTCGACAGCAAGACCGGCCGGGTGCTTCTCACGGTCGACAGCACGGTCTCCCAGGCCGAGATCGCGAAGATCAAGAAGGAGGCCGGCGACAAGGCCGGCGCGTTCACGATCAAGCGCACCCCCGGCACGTTCAACAAGCTCATCCAGGGCGGTGACGCCATCTACGCGAGCAGTTGGCGCTGCTCCCTCGGCTTCAACGTCCGCAGCAGCAGCGGTGCCGAGTACTTCCTGACCGCCGGTCACTGCACCGACGGCGCGGGCACCTGGTACTCGAACTCCGGGCGCACCTCGGTCATCGGCTCGACGGCCGGTTCCAGCTTCCCGGGCAACGACTACGGCATCGTGCGGTACTCGGGGTCGGTCAGCAGGCCCGGTACCGCGAACGGTGTGGACATCACCCGCGCGGCCACCCCGAGCGTGGGTACCACCGTCATCCGTGACGGTTCCACCACCGGCACCCACAGCGGCCGGGTCACCGCCCTGAACGCCACCGTCAACTACGGCGGCGGCGACGTCGTCGGCGGGCTGATCCAGACCACGGTCTGCGCCGAGCCCGGCGACTCCGGTGGCGCGCTCTACGGCAGCAACGGCACCGCGTACGGTCTGACCTCCGGCGGCAGCGGCAACTGCCGCTCCGGTGGTACGACGTTCTTCCAGCCGGTCACGGAGGCCCTGAACGCCTACGGCGTCAGCGTCTACTAG
- a CDS encoding S1 family peptidase has product MKHRRIPRRRAAVIGAGITALVAAGVTFQSANASEAPKASAPETLSVTAAGKLASTLLGDLGTDAAGTYYDAQAKSLVVNVLDEAAAQTVEEAGAKARVVENSLAELKSARTALTEDATIPGTSWATDPTTNKVVVTADRTVSKAEWAKLTKVVDGLGAKAELKRTKGEYKPFVAGGDAITGNGGRCSLGFNVTKGGEPYFLTAGHCTEGITTWSDFSGNVIGENEASSFPDDDYGLVKYTAEVDHPSEVNLYDGSTQAISGAADATVGMEVTRSGSTTQVHSGTVTGLDATVNYGNGDIVNGLIQTDVCAEPGDSGGSLFSGDKAIGLTSGGSGDCASGGTTFFQPVTEALSATGTQIG; this is encoded by the coding sequence TTGAAGCACCGACGCATACCCAGGCGGCGGGCCGCCGTGATCGGCGCGGGTATCACCGCGCTGGTCGCCGCGGGAGTCACCTTCCAGAGTGCGAACGCCAGCGAGGCCCCGAAGGCCTCCGCCCCCGAGACCCTGTCGGTCACGGCGGCCGGAAAGCTCGCCTCCACGCTGCTCGGCGACCTCGGCACCGACGCGGCGGGCACGTACTACGACGCGCAGGCGAAGAGCCTCGTGGTCAACGTCCTCGACGAGGCCGCCGCGCAGACCGTCGAGGAGGCCGGCGCCAAGGCGAGAGTCGTCGAGAACTCACTCGCCGAGCTGAAGAGCGCGCGCACCGCCCTCACCGAGGACGCCACGATCCCGGGCACCTCCTGGGCGACCGACCCGACCACCAACAAGGTCGTCGTCACCGCCGACCGCACGGTCTCGAAGGCCGAGTGGGCCAAGCTGACCAAGGTGGTCGACGGGCTCGGCGCCAAGGCCGAGCTCAAGCGGACCAAGGGCGAGTACAAGCCCTTCGTCGCGGGCGGCGACGCCATCACCGGCAACGGCGGGCGCTGCTCCCTCGGCTTCAACGTGACCAAGGGCGGGGAGCCGTACTTCCTCACCGCCGGCCACTGCACGGAGGGCATCACGACTTGGTCGGACTTCTCCGGGAACGTCATCGGCGAGAACGAGGCGTCCAGCTTCCCTGACGACGACTACGGCCTCGTCAAGTACACCGCCGAGGTCGACCACCCGAGCGAGGTGAACCTCTACGACGGCTCCACCCAGGCCATCTCGGGTGCCGCCGACGCCACCGTCGGCATGGAGGTGACCCGCAGCGGCTCCACCACCCAGGTGCACTCCGGGACGGTCACCGGCCTGGACGCCACCGTCAACTACGGCAACGGCGACATCGTCAACGGCCTGATCCAGACCGACGTCTGCGCCGAGCCCGGCGACAGCGGCGGTTCGCTCTTCTCGGGCGACAAGGCCATCGGCCTCACCTCCGGCGGCAGCGGTGACTGCGCCTCCGGCGGTACGACCTTCTTCCAGCCGGTGACGGAGGCCCTGTCGGCCACCGGTACGCAGATCGGCTGA